In the Loxodonta africana isolate mLoxAfr1 chromosome 1, mLoxAfr1.hap2, whole genome shotgun sequence genome, one interval contains:
- the NAA50 gene encoding N-alpha-acetyltransferase 50 isoform X3 produces the protein MKGRIELGDVTPHNIKQLKRLNQVIFPVSYNDKFYKDVLEVGELAKLAYFNDIAVGAVCCRVDHSQNQKRLYIMTLGCLAPYRRLGIGTKMLNHVLNICEKDGTFDNIYLHVQISNESAIDFYRKFGFEIIETKKNYYKRIEPADAHVLQKNLKVPSGQDAGVQKTDS, from the exons CCGGATCGAGCTGGGAGATGTGACACCCCACAATATTAAGCAGCTGAAGAGATTAAACCAAGTCATCTTTCCAGTCAGCTACAATGACAAGTTCTACAAGGATGTGCTGGAGGTTGGCGAGCTAGCAAAACTTG CGTATTTTAATGATATCGCAGTAGGTGCGGTGTGCTGTAGGGTGGATCATTCACAGAACCAGAAGAGACTTTACATCATGACTCTAGGATGTCTGGCACCTTACCGAAGGCTAGGAATAG GAACTAAGATGTTAAATCATGTCTTAAACATCTGCGAAAAAGATGGCACATTTGACAACATCTATCT GCATGTCCAAATCAGCAACGAGTCAGCAATTGACTTCTACCGGAAGTTTGGCTTTGAGATTATCGAGACAAAGAAGAACTACTATAAGAGGATAGAGCCAGCAGATGCTCACGTGTTGCAGAAAAACCTCAAGGTCCCTTCTGGCCAGGACGCAGGTGTGCAGAAGACAGACAGCTGA
- the NAA50 gene encoding N-alpha-acetyltransferase 50 isoform X2 — MKGSRIELGDVTPHNIKQLKRLNQVIFPVSYNDKFYKDVLEVGELAKLAYFNDIAVGAVCCRVDHSQNQKRLYIMTLGCLAPYRRLGIGTKMLNHVLNICEKDGTFDNIYLHVQISNESAIDFYRKFGFEIIETKKNYYKRIEPADAHVLQKNLKVPSGQDAGVQKTDS; from the exons TAGCCGGATCGAGCTGGGAGATGTGACACCCCACAATATTAAGCAGCTGAAGAGATTAAACCAAGTCATCTTTCCAGTCAGCTACAATGACAAGTTCTACAAGGATGTGCTGGAGGTTGGCGAGCTAGCAAAACTTG CGTATTTTAATGATATCGCAGTAGGTGCGGTGTGCTGTAGGGTGGATCATTCACAGAACCAGAAGAGACTTTACATCATGACTCTAGGATGTCTGGCACCTTACCGAAGGCTAGGAATAG GAACTAAGATGTTAAATCATGTCTTAAACATCTGCGAAAAAGATGGCACATTTGACAACATCTATCT GCATGTCCAAATCAGCAACGAGTCAGCAATTGACTTCTACCGGAAGTTTGGCTTTGAGATTATCGAGACAAAGAAGAACTACTATAAGAGGATAGAGCCAGCAGATGCTCACGTGTTGCAGAAAAACCTCAAGGTCCCTTCTGGCCAGGACGCAGGTGTGCAGAAGACAGACAGCTGA